The DNA sequence CACGATTAACAATGGGATAGAAAAAAAGAGATGAGTTTTAATTTATACAGGAGCATATAAATGGCTTAATTCAACCATTTATATGCTCCGAAAAAGCGAACGGGCGAGTGTTATTTTGGTTTTGCAGTATCAGGAGTTTTTGGTTGATTTAACATCTCTTGAATTTGCTTAAATGTTTTTGGATCTACACGAAGTATTCCTCTTGTATCTGATACACCAAGCCGGGTTGCCATATCATCAACATCAAGGAGATTCAAATCAAGACTTGAGATATTAACATCTGCTAAATTCATATTTCTTGCTGCTTCCATAGCAATAATAATATCACCGCCTAAACCAGAAAGGGCTTCCCTTCTTAATCCTTCTCCTTCTGCCTGTGACTTCTTAATTAACAATGTTCCATCAGCTATACGCTGCTGCTTATAAAGGTCGGCTTCTGCTTTCTTTTGTACCAGGTATTTATCAGCTTCAGCGAGGAGTTCAATCGTTGTTTTCGTCGTTTCAGCATCAAGTACGGTAATTGCTCTTTCCTTATCACCGACGATTTTCTGCGCAAGGGCTTCTGTATCAGCTTCTATAGTTTGGGTAATACCACGTTGTTCAGCGGCAAGGGCTTTTGATTTGTTTAATACATTGTCAAGTTCAGCTAATTTAATATTTTTGATCTTTCTCTCAAGCTGCGGATCGAACCTCATTTCCAGGATAAGCACATCGATAATATTTACGTGGCGCGGCGAAAGTCTTTCCATGAGTTGTATTTTGCATTCTTCCGCCCTTTTTCTTTTTTCGTCAGGGTTGTATAAATCACGCTCCACCATTCTACCAAATATACTTCTCGCAACGTCACGCGCTTCATTCTCAACGATAACTTTGTAGCGTTCACCAGTACCTAAATCCTGTCTTAATTTCCACGCCTCACCTTCTTTTATTTGATACTTAACAATCATATCTACCGATACATCATAGTCATCTGCAGTTCGTATTGCGGCCTCTCTTCTTTCATCATGTCCTATACGGGAAGGTTCCTTCGCAAGTTCTAGTGTTTGGACGGTACCGTCGTAAAGATCCCACTGGTCAATAGCAGTAATTGCCCTGTGCCATCCCGGCCCATAGTCCCTTTGGACAATACCTCTTTTTACACCCCAGATAATTGTCCTTACTCCTACTTGGTCAACGCCAACCTTAATTACGAAAAATTTTACACCAATAACAAAAATAGCGATAAATACAAGAATACCTATAGGAATTATATATTTCGCGGTAAATTTTCCTATGTGCATTTTCACCTCTTTAACAAATGTATTAATTTATGATGTACGATTTCACGAAAGCAAATGTTGTTAAAAATTTTTTCGCAGTGAAGAAATCTTTATTACAAAAATGTACCGTTAATTCTCTTACGGAGATTTATCGGGCCCAGGCTTTAAAGGACTTACCAAAGCAGCATCGGGTGGTTCCGGGAACATGTAATCAATCTTTGGCGCATCCTCAATATATTTGAACCTCTGTATGCTTTGGGGAGTTTCAATACCTTGTCTAATAATAGGTGTGCTTCTTACAATTGCTTGTTTTAAACGTTTTGCATATTCAAGCCTAACCAGATTGCGCCCTCCATCTCCCTCTAGCGCTATACGTAACGCCTTAATACCTTCTGCTTCGGCTTTTACCGTGGCGAGAACAGCATCTGCCTGCTTTGCAAGCCTTTCAAATTCTGCGTCAGCTTCATATCTTTTCTGAATTATGTAAGCATCGGCATCCTGTTTTTTCGCTTCAGAGCTACCTCTTGCATCCATGATGCGTTTATCGCATTCTCCTCGAAACCGCGCTACTTCTACCTCAAGCTTTTTTGTTTCCTCAACTACAACCCTTCTTTGATTTTCCATTGCGGCAGAGGCTCGTGTCTTTTGTTCTTCAACCTCTTTATCAGCCAGTCTTCGTTCCTGTATTTTTTCAGCATATTCCCGATAGTAACGGTAGTCAGAAAGGTTAATAGAAGTAACGTAAAGACCATGTGGATCAAGCATTTTATTCATCTCTTCACGTGCCTTTTGTGCCTTTATGTCACGCTTGGAAGCGATGGGGAATTCGCCTAACGTTAATTCGCCAAAATTATAATAACATACAGTTCGTGCATAATCGTAAAGCCATTTTCTTTTAAATACATCTCCAACACCGGTATTTTGAACAATAAACATCGCAAATTCAGGTTTCAACATATATTGAATCTGTAAATCTAACACGACGTCTCCACCATCGATCGTTTTAATAGTTAACGGGTTACCTTGAGGATGTTTTTCATCTATTTCTGCGGATGTCATCTTTAAGACCTGTTCACGCTTATCCAGTACATATATATCTTGAATAAAAGGATAATAAAGAACAGCGCCTGCCCTGTTAATAAGCTTTATCCCCCCTGTGAGATTATTTACAACCACAGCCACTTCGTCAGCTGCGATCTCTTTCCAACTTAATTCTCTGCCGCCATATATACCACCAGCTATAATCATTAATGCAATAAGTGCTACAATGATATTCCGATACATATGATGAAACCTGGCTTTTGGTTTAAAGTCTTTGTCCATAAACTACCTTTAATGAGTATGCTTAAGTTATTTATCAGTAAGAGATAATAAACCTAGATTATAAAAGTGTGCCATTTGTGGTTCAAGAAAATTATAAGAGTGTGTCGTGCTAAGGTCAATAAAAAATTAAAAATAAAAAAAGTTATATTTTTTCAGTATTGCAAATTATATTAATGATACTTAACTTTATTTATAACTTTAAGTAACTACTAATTTGAATAAGTATTGATGCACAATGTAAAAAATATTTCACTTGTGAAATATTGAGGTATGTATTTTGGCATATCTCATTATAAACAAAGTAGTATTACCTTTTGCTATAAATAATTGTTATGTAATTACTAATGTAATATTTAACCAAGAATAATGTTTTGGGAATGATATTTGTCTTTATTGCATGTACCGACTAAATTCCATAATTAAGAAGCAGTTTAATTAATGATATACAGGTATTTTATAAATTACCAATTTTAATAGGATGATTAACATAATTTCTTATAAATATTGTCAAAAACCAGTGTTTATCTATGCTCTTTGCCTAGCTGCCGGCTGCAATTTTAGGTTTTATAAAAAGGCTTGACTTTTTTAGTTTTATTACTATAATGTCCCGCTTTGCTAAAATGCTTTTTTAGAAAAGAAAGAGGAGGAGAAAGGAGGCTAACTACTCTAAAATTAATTTTTAGTAGTATTTAGGTTTTATTGACTGATTCTCGTTTAGCTTGGGGTTCTATTTATCCTTTTATAAGGAGGGAGAATGATGAAGAAAGCTTTGTGGAAGACCTGTATGGGCGGTTTTGCTACCGCCGTCTTCTGTGTTGCAACCTGTACCCAGTCGTTTGGGGCGGATGGAAAGTCTATAGAAGACATGGAAAAGGAGTTAAATGCTTTAAAGGCATCTGTTTCAAGCCTAACGGAGCAGATTGAATCTGTTAAGCAGGAGAAATTGGCGGCAGATGCTTCATCTGATGCAAAAGAAGATGTTGAGGCGTTAAGAAATGAGGTTAATACATTAAAGGAAGAAATGAAAACCGCTGCCCAGGCGGAGCCTACCCTAAAGGCTGAAGATATAACAGGAAATGTTTACTCCGAGTTTGCAAAGAGGGTAAAGCTCGGTGGCCAGATCAGAACAAGGGCGGAATATGCAAACGGTTTTTACCAAGTACCAACAAGTAATGCAACTCTGCCTGGTGGTACAGGGCCTGCTACTACAAGGAACAGGTCAGTAGATGATGATTATATCTTGAACCAGACAAGGCTCTGGGCAGATGCTGATGTAAATGAGCATTTAAGGGTATTTATCCAGCTTCAAGATGCAAGGACATTTGGTGCAGAAGGCACTACGGTTGGCTTTGCGCATGCTTATGATGAGAATACCATTTTAGATATTCATCAAGGTTATTTTGATTTAAAAAAGTTATTTGATCTTCCATTAACGGTAAGGGTTGGTCGTCAGGAGATTATATGGGGAGATCATAGGGTTATTGGTAACTTTGTATGGTCTAACGTTGGCCGTACATTCGATGGTGGACGTTTTATGTGGGATACGGATGCCATACATGCTGAGGCGTTTGCCGCAAAGGTAGATGAAGATGGCTGGACGACTGCAGAAACTGATAACGATGGCAATTCTGATGAAAATATTTATGCAGCACAGTTAGGATTCAAAAAGCTTATACCCGGCGCTTTATTGGAGCTTATGTATATTCAGAAAAACGACCAGGACAGTGTCACTAATAGTGCTACCGCAACAGGATTTGATCCTGTAGGAGCTTCAGATGACGTTGTCATCCACGATTTTGGTATAAGAATCGATGGAAAGGTTCCAGGTTTAGATGCTATAGATTATACGGTAGAATCACATTTCCAGGGTGGAGAGTATGGAACTCAGGACCAGGAGGCATGGGCGCTTGCTGCCAGGGTAGGTTATACCTTTAAAGAATTGCCATGGACGCCCCGTATTGGTGTTGAATATGATTATGCTTCAGGTGATGATGATCCTGCGGATAATGACCACGAGACGTTTGATAATCTCTATCCGACAAACCACTGGCAGGGAAACTATGGTTTTATCGATTTGATTTCCTGGCAAAACATACATGACTTCAGGGGTAACATAAAGGTTGTACCTACAAACAAATTGACGGTACAGGTCGATTATCATTATTTCTTGCTGGACGAAGAGGAAGATGGTTGGTATTTTGCTAATGGTTTACTTGCTACCGGTACAAGGCCTGGCGGTGTTGGTGGCAGTTATGCAAGTAACGATGATAACCTGGCACAAGAAATAGATTTAACCGTAAGCTACGACCTGTATAAAAACGTTAAAATCCTTGCTGGATATTCCTTTTTCAGACCAGAGGATTGGATCGAGGATGAAATCGATGATATTGATACCCACTGGGGTTATCTGCAAACCACGGTTACGTTCTAATTGTTGATTCGGTTATCTTTAATTTTTAATGTAGTATCTGTTTATACCTATAATGGGTGTTGCATACGCAACACCCATTTTTTTTGCTAAAATTGTAATCGGCAAAATAAAATAATTTCTTGAGATTAAATTATTTGGTATACTTGTATTTTATTTGTTTTGTTGTTAGACGTATAGTAGCGTAGTTAGGTTAAGGTATTAATATGTTATAATGAACTAAGGGACATTTTGTAATCAACCCATGGAAAATGGAAAAAGGTAGTTAATGTAGGGCAAGGCTTTAGAGCTTGTGCAAAAAGTCCTAAGCGGGGTCATATACAGTATCAATCTAAATGAGAAAATACCACATAGTGTATTGTGACTAAAAATAGTCATACTTTTTGCACAAGCTTTTTAGCCTTGCAGAACAACCCTGATAGGGCACTCTACATAATAGATGGAAATTCCTAAAATATGAACAATAGATATTTTCCCACCTTTGACGAATTTAAGCAGTTGGCCAAAACCGGAAAAGGTAATATTATTCCTGTCTATCGGCAATTATTTGCAGATACCCTCACACCGGTATCTGCATTTCAGAAGATTTCAGATACCAACTGTGCGTTTTTACTTGAAAGCGCTGCGGGCGGAGAAAAGATTGCCCGCTATTCGCTTCTTGGCTCAGACCCGTTTATTGAATTTACTTCGTTTGGTAATCGTGTAGAGATAAAACGAGGTGCTCATAAGCAAGAAATATTATATGCAGAAGACCCTTTAGAAGTTTTACATAAGGAAATGAAGGCCTTTATCCCTGTTCAGATACAGGGTCTACCAAAATTTTTTAGCTGTGCAGTTGGTTATCTTGGGTACGATACAGCACGCTATTTTGAGCGGCTTCCCAATCCGCCTCATGATGATCTGTCACTCCCTGATATACAGGTGATGTTTTATAATACTATAATTATATTCGATCATGTAACAAAAACTATTAAGGTTGTTTGTACGGCACACATTCATAAAGAATATGGAGAGGATATATATACAGAAGTAACACAAAAGATCGATCGTATCATCGAAAAACTTCGGACACCGGTAACATCTTTAAGTGATGATATTACGACTCATGGAGAAGTCAATATTTCGTTTTCTTCAAATTTCCCAAAGGCTGGCTTTCTGAAAGCTGTAGATCGGTGCAAGGAATATATTCGTGCGGGGGATATATTCCAGGTAGTCATCTCTCAACGCTTAAAGACACAAACGCAGGCGGATCCATTTGATATCTACCGCGTTTTGCGAGTGATCAATCCATCCCCCTATATGTTTTATTTAAAGTTGGGGAATCTGAAACTCATTGGGTCTTCACCTGAAGTTATGGTAAAGGTGGAAGATGCTAAAATTACCGTAAGACCTATCGCCGGCACGAGAAAAAGAGGGAAAGATGATACAGAAGATACAACATTTGCACAGGAATTGATTACAGACCCTAAAGAGCGCGCTGAGCATATCATGCTTTTAGACCTGGGAAGGAATGATGTGGGAAGGGTGTCGCGCTATGGTAGCGTACATATTGAAGAAAAGATGGTAATTGAAAAATATTCACATGTAATGCATATAACATCCAGTGTATGTGGTGTATTGCGGGAAGATAAAAATGCCTTTGATTCTTTAAAAGCATGTTTACCTGCTGGTACCTTGTCTGGCGCACCGAAAATAAGGGCGATGGAAATTATTGATGAAATCGAGCCTACGAAGCGAGGTCCCTATGGAGGGGCTGTTGGATATTTCGATTTCTTTGGAAACGTAAATACGTGTATCACGATCCGTACTATTCTCTTAAAAGACAGCGATGCTTATATTCAGGCCGGTGCCGGAATTGTTGCAGATTCTATCCCGGAGCGGGAATATGAAGAGACTTTAAATAAGGCTAAGGGCCTATTGAAAGCGATAGAACTTGCAGAAAAATTGGGTTAATGTAAGAAATACTACGGAATTCTTTTTTAGTAACAAGGCAATTTTAGGGAAAAATATAAACGGCGAAAACGATTTATTTGAATACATAGAGTATACAGGCCCGTTCAAATTAGTATCGAGGTTAATTTAATGACCCTTGGCAGGATTATACAAATTGTTGGTATGATTGTTGTATTAGATGCACTGTATTTTGGGATCGCCCGGGATTCTATGAAGCTAGAAGTTCTTTTGCTGTTTATCGGCGCGGTAATATTTTATTTGGGGCGCAGTTTTGAAAAAAAGAGGTAAATAGTTTTTTTGTTTAAGAAAACTAAACTTTATCTTTTTCCTCAATAATCTCAACGGTAAAGGTGGATATTTCAATATCTTTAGATTTCCAGGCATCAGAAGGCAAATTTGCCTTACCCGAACAGCAGTAAGAGAGTAATTTTGCTTTATTCCACCCGGTCTCTACAGCTACTTGTGGCAATAAACATCCTATCTGAGCCCCTCTTTTTATGAATATGCCATGTTTCCCAAGCTCAAAATCGAAGGGATTGTTAATAGGCTTTAATTCTGATACGATAGATATTTCGATTTCCAGGTTGGTTAATTCAGACAATTTAATACGATTAGATTCGAATCGGAAGTCTTCTGTTGCTGAGGAAATAGCAAGTTCAGAGATTAATTGGTAGAGTGGTATATCTGATATAAAACGGCCGATGCAACCTCTGAGTTCTCCGTGTGTTCTTAAGGTTACAAAAGCGCCTTCTCTTCCCTGAAGATCAGAATGGTCACAGAGAATAAAAGGCATAGGCTCTTGTTTTACCGCAGCCTCAATTTGTTTCCGGGCAATTTGTAGGAGAATTTTCTTTGCCTGACTATCCAAGACTAAACACCACGTATTGTAAACCGAAGGGAAAAATATAATCGATTGTAGAGAATTGCATGTTAAATAGTATCTACTTCGTTAAATACATTTGTGGTAAAAACATAAAATTCCATTCCATCGTCTTTCCATGCGTCTTTTGGCAATCCCGCTTTTTGGCAAAGATGCTGTAAGGTTTCTATTCTGTCCCATCCTTCCTCAATCGCAATTTGTGGCAAAAATACGGCATGAGCAAGCCCTTTACGTATAAGAATACCTTCTTTACCCGGGAGAAAATCAACGGGCCTGTTAATCTTTTTTAGCTCACTCAAAACTGAAATCTCTATAATAATATCAGATATCTCTTGAGTCTCTACAGGATTAAATCGGCGGTCACCGGAAGATGAGTTGATGGTATTTTCTACTACGCCTTGGAAGAGTGCTCTCTTCGGCAGAACATATCCCATACACCCCCGAAGTTCACCGCGTTTTTTTAGTGTTACAAAAACTCCATAGTTCTTTTTTAATTTTGGTGTAACGGTACGCTCTATAGGGGTTAAATCGGGCGGAATACCTGTTCTTAGGTAAGTTTGCAAGGTATTTCTGGCAAGAGACAATAAACGTATTTTTTCTTCACTTGTTAAACAAAAAGGTGGATGTTTTTCCGAAGGATCTAAAGAATCTAATGATGGTGCATAATGACCAGATTTAGTTTCCGGAAGTTTTGTAAATATAATTGATGCATAGCTTACCGAAAAAGAAAAGTTGTTGGATTGGCGTCCGGATGTATCATAGTTTAAAATTTCACCCTGTGCATTTTCAGGTAATAATTTTAAAAGCAAAGCGATTGGGATGATACCGCATGTGTTTATTCCTGTTTCCTTTCTGTATGTTCTTAATCCATGAAAATCTTTTGAAAGAATTTTTTCAAATGCCCCATAATCCAAGGCTTTGATATTTTTTTCAATATTTGTTTTAAAGGGAACATAGCCGTACCCTTCTCCATAATGGGTAAAATCAGAACTTACTACTACCAGTGTTTTATCATTTAGTAATGGCCGAATAGCATTAGCAATCTGATCAAAATCGCCATCTACTAATATACCGACCATAATAGGGACTAAGGTAAAATTACCCAGAGATAGCTGCAAAAAGGGCAATTGTGTTTCTAAAGAATGTTCTCCGCTATATGCCCCTTCATATGATCCAAAAAGCGTTGTAGTTTTTTGAGGTGTGGTTGGTGATGAGCCTTTTGCGAAGGTAAATAAATAGTTACATGCTTCCTGATCGACAGGGATAAGACCTAAGGGTGTTTTAAAATTTTTTGCCTTAAGAATTGAAACGCCCCGGAAACGCTTGCCACTCGAGAAATGGCTGGGGGATAATAAGATAACCCGGGTAAACTCGTAGCCTTTAATGCTTTTATATCCATATGCTGCTACCTGGCCGGAATATTGATATCCGGCGTGGGGAGAAATGACAGCCAGGGGTTTACCTTTGTCTGGTTGCTTCGGTATGTTCTTGAAGAAAGTATTAATTTGTCCTTTTAAGACATTTTCATTTTCAGAATAGAAACGTCCTGCTACCTGAGGCTCCCAAACTTCTTGTAGTTCTGTCTGTGCAAATAAGATAGAATTTGATAAGACTATGAGAAAAAAAACAAAAAGGGATAAAGATCTCATGATGTTTTCCTTATGTGAGTAATTTGATGACGACAAAACCAGCAACCAGTAATATTACAAAAGCGATAGAGATTATATTAAAGTATTTATCTATAAAATCCTTAATTTTTGGTCCAAACACATAGGTAAGTGCTGCTATGATGAAAAACCGTCCGGAACGGCTCACTACTGATGCTATGATAAATGTCCAAATATTGATCTTACAGACGCCTGCTGCAATAGTAAAGACCTTGTAAGGAATAGGCGTGAATCCGGCTATGGCTACAGCAATAAAGGCGTTAGTATTATATTTTTCTTTGACAAAATTAAATTTATCGGTTATCCCATAGAAATTAAGGATAGGCAGCCCCAGGTATTCAAAGAATTGATATCCAATAAAATAACCAAAACAGCCACCTAATACAGATCCGGCAGAGCAGATTGCCGCATATTTGAAAGATTTTTTGGGAATTGAGAATGCAAGCGCCATAAGGAGCACATCAGGGGGTATCGGAAAAAAGGATGATTCGCAAAAAGCCAGTGCAAAAAGAGCAAAAGCCCCATAAGGGGTATGGGCCCAGTGCAGTGTCCACTCATAAAGCCTTCTGTGCAGACCTGCTTTTTTAACCTGTGATAATTCCACAGCTTCTTCATACTTCATAGAATATCCCTCAAATGGTATAGATAGAAATGTAGACTTTATTAATGAGTGAATAAAAGAATAGAGAAAGGTTTTTAGATTTTTCTACCATAGAATCTTTTATTCAAGAATTATTGTAATATGTTATAGTCTGAAATTAAATAGAAATTAGTTTAATATTTTTTTGGAATAGTATTGTAGAATACAAATAGTATTATCTCTTGTTGAAAAATCTTCACCCTGATAAATTCTTTCCATACCAAAGGGTTCTTGCGTTCAAAGACCCCTTT is a window from the Candidatus Jettenia sp. genome containing:
- a CDS encoding SPFH domain-containing protein → MHIGKFTAKYIIPIGILVFIAIFVIGVKFFVIKVGVDQVGVRTIIWGVKRGIVQRDYGPGWHRAITAIDQWDLYDGTVQTLELAKEPSRIGHDERREAAIRTADDYDVSVDMIVKYQIKEGEAWKLRQDLGTGERYKVIVENEARDVARSIFGRMVERDLYNPDEKRKRAEECKIQLMERLSPRHVNIIDVLILEMRFDPQLERKIKNIKLAELDNVLNKSKALAAEQRGITQTIEADTEALAQKIVGDKERAITVLDAETTKTTIELLAEADKYLVQKKAEADLYKQQRIADGTLLIKKSQAEGEGLRREALSGLGGDIIIAMEAARNMNLADVNISSLDLNLLDVDDMATRLGVSDTRGILRVDPKTFKQIQEMLNQPKTPDTAKPK
- a CDS encoding alginate export family protein, with the translated sequence MMKKALWKTCMGGFATAVFCVATCTQSFGADGKSIEDMEKELNALKASVSSLTEQIESVKQEKLAADASSDAKEDVEALRNEVNTLKEEMKTAAQAEPTLKAEDITGNVYSEFAKRVKLGGQIRTRAEYANGFYQVPTSNATLPGGTGPATTRNRSVDDDYILNQTRLWADADVNEHLRVFIQLQDARTFGAEGTTVGFAHAYDENTILDIHQGYFDLKKLFDLPLTVRVGRQEIIWGDHRVIGNFVWSNVGRTFDGGRFMWDTDAIHAEAFAAKVDEDGWTTAETDNDGNSDENIYAAQLGFKKLIPGALLELMYIQKNDQDSVTNSATATGFDPVGASDDVVIHDFGIRIDGKVPGLDAIDYTVESHFQGGEYGTQDQEAWALAARVGYTFKELPWTPRIGVEYDYASGDDDPADNDHETFDNLYPTNHWQGNYGFIDLISWQNIHDFRGNIKVVPTNKLTVQVDYHYFLLDEEEDGWYFANGLLATGTRPGGVGGSYASNDDNLAQEIDLTVSYDLYKNVKILAGYSFFRPEDWIEDEIDDIDTHWGYLQTTVTF
- the trpE gene encoding anthranilate synthase component I — translated: MNNRYFPTFDEFKQLAKTGKGNIIPVYRQLFADTLTPVSAFQKISDTNCAFLLESAAGGEKIARYSLLGSDPFIEFTSFGNRVEIKRGAHKQEILYAEDPLEVLHKEMKAFIPVQIQGLPKFFSCAVGYLGYDTARYFERLPNPPHDDLSLPDIQVMFYNTIIIFDHVTKTIKVVCTAHIHKEYGEDIYTEVTQKIDRIIEKLRTPVTSLSDDITTHGEVNISFSSNFPKAGFLKAVDRCKEYIRAGDIFQVVISQRLKTQTQADPFDIYRVLRVINPSPYMFYLKLGNLKLIGSSPEVMVKVEDAKITVRPIAGTRKRGKDDTEDTTFAQELITDPKERAEHIMLLDLGRNDVGRVSRYGSVHIEEKMVIEKYSHVMHITSSVCGVLREDKNAFDSLKACLPAGTLSGAPKIRAMEIIDEIEPTKRGPYGGAVGYFDFFGNVNTCITIRTILLKDSDAYIQAGAGIVADSIPEREYEETLNKAKGLLKAIELAEKLG
- the amrA gene encoding AmmeMemoRadiSam system protein A, translating into MDSQAKKILLQIARKQIEAAVKQEPMPFILCDHSDLQGREGAFVTLRTHGELRGCIGRFISDIPLYQLISELAISSATEDFRFESNRIKLSELTNLEIEISIVSELKPINNPFDFELGKHGIFIKRGAQIGCLLPQVAVETGWNKAKLLSYCCSGKANLPSDAWKSKDIEISTFTVEIIEEKDKV
- the amrB gene encoding AmmeMemoRadiSam system protein B, with protein sequence MRSLSLFVFFLIVLSNSILFAQTELQEVWEPQVAGRFYSENENVLKGQINTFFKNIPKQPDKGKPLAVISPHAGYQYSGQVAAYGYKSIKGYEFTRVILLSPSHFSSGKRFRGVSILKAKNFKTPLGLIPVDQEACNYLFTFAKGSSPTTPQKTTTLFGSYEGAYSGEHSLETQLPFLQLSLGNFTLVPIMVGILVDGDFDQIANAIRPLLNDKTLVVVSSDFTHYGEGYGYVPFKTNIEKNIKALDYGAFEKILSKDFHGLRTYRKETGINTCGIIPIALLLKLLPENAQGEILNYDTSGRQSNNFSFSVSYASIIFTKLPETKSGHYAPSLDSLDPSEKHPPFCLTSEEKIRLLSLARNTLQTYLRTGIPPDLTPIERTVTPKLKKNYGVFVTLKKRGELRGCMGYVLPKRALFQGVVENTINSSSGDRRFNPVETQEISDIIIEISVLSELKKINRPVDFLPGKEGILIRKGLAHAVFLPQIAIEEGWDRIETLQHLCQKAGLPKDAWKDDGMEFYVFTTNVFNEVDTI
- a CDS encoding DedA family protein, with the translated sequence MKYEEAVELSQVKKAGLHRRLYEWTLHWAHTPYGAFALFALAFCESSFFPIPPDVLLMALAFSIPKKSFKYAAICSAGSVLGGCFGYFIGYQFFEYLGLPILNFYGITDKFNFVKEKYNTNAFIAVAIAGFTPIPYKVFTIAAGVCKINIWTFIIASVVSRSGRFFIIAALTYVFGPKIKDFIDKYFNIISIAFVILLVAGFVVIKLLT